The sequence CCTGGCTACCATCGTAAAAGCGATCAATGCCATAGATATTTGGCTCAATGAGGATACACTGTTCGAATATGGAAAAGTGATGCTGGGTATGATCTCCGGAGCAAGAGAGGTCAACCGTATTTTATTTCCGGCAGAGGACAGAGCCTTTAAACTCTCTCTTATAGAAGCAGCAAAACAGAGAGTCGATAGTAAAGATGCACCGATAGAATTGGATGATGATCTACACCAGATCAAAAAAACTTTTTTTAGACAGGGGGAGAACAACACCAAAGACAACCTGGTTGCCTCTTATGTCACAGACCTGCTCACAAAAGACAAGCAACGCCTTACCATCCACTATAAAGACTACAAGGGTATACTTGGCTACAATGTAGGCAATACTTCCATCATAGGAAATGCCTGTATGGTAGAAAATGATGACTATGACTTCTATATGGATGTGAACTTCAGAGGGCACTTTTCACTGAGAAGCAACAACAAAATGGATGTCTCTGCGATGGCTGCCCATATAGGAAATGGTGGCGGACATCCCAATGCAAGTGGCGGGAAGATAGAGGGGTATAAAGACTCTTTTGTCTATGCTGATGTACGTCAATTTGTACAGGAGTACATCGACAAGAAGTGCGAATAGACTCGCTATCCGATGCTGCTAGATCTTTACTCTCGCCTCTAAAGCACGTGAGAGTGACATCACATCTATGTTCTCCAGATCAACCCCTGTCGGTACACCCTGGGCGATCTTGGTAAAGTTTATCTCAAGACCTTTTAACTTATCTTCTATGTAAAGGATCATCGTATCTGTAGCAATGCTCGGAGGAAATGCAAAAATGATCTCATCCACCCCTCCTACAGCATAAAACAGGTGTGCTTCATCCAGATCACGTACCTCAGTAACCACATAATAGACACCATCAAACTGTCCACTCTCTTCTATGGTCAAGATGTCTTTAGCACTTTGCACAATGCAAAGTTTTGTAGTATCTCTGTAGGGATCAGAACAAATAGCACAAAGCTCATCTTCACTCATATTGTGACATTTACTGCATTTTTGAATGGCATTAACACCTGTTTCCAAGGCATGTGCCAGCTTCATCGCTCCAAATCCGTCTTCCATCACCGCATGATAGGCTAAACGGATCGCTGTTTTTTTACCGATGGAAGGTAAAGAACCAAAGGCCTCCACCAGGTTTTCAAAGGCTTCTATCTTGTAGTGTTTCATTAAGCGCGTACGTAATCCACAACTTTAGAGTATTCTACAACGGTCTTTATGAAATCAACCACTTTGAGATGTTCAGGGTGTATCGCATAAGCATCCAATCCCTCTTTGCTTTCAAATACTGTAATGATACTTAGATCCATCGCGCGTTCTTCCGTCGAAAAATTCACACCGACATCTATACTCCGAAGTGTCGGTACTGCACCCATGAGATTTTCCAACATCTGTTTTGCCTGTATGATATTGGCTTTTTTATTTTCTTCTTTAAATTTAAATGTGACGATATGTACAACCATAATAAACTACCTATATATATATTTTTGTGATTATAACCAAATTATGGTAGAATTCGCCCAAATCATTCCCTAGCTATGGAGATATATCAATGACAGATTTAGATTATTATGAAGTACTTGAAGTAAGTAAAGACTGTTCAGGTGCTGAGCTTAAGAAATCATACAGAAAACTTGCGATGAAGTACCATCCAGACAGAAACCCTGATGACAAAGAAGCTGAAGATAAGTTCAAAATAGTCAATGAAGCCTACCAAGTACTCAGCGATGAAGAAAAAAGAGCGATCTATGACCGTTACGGTAAAGCGGGTCTTGAAGGCCAAGGCGGCATGGGCGGCGGATTTGGCGGCGCGAACATGGATGATATCATGGATATCTTTAACTCTATGTTCGGAGGTGCTGGCGGTGGATTCGGCGGTTTTGGACGAGCGCAAAGAGACCCGGGTCAAAAATATGCACTTGACTTTGAGATAGAAGTGCCTTTAAAATTTCATGAAGCAGTCTTTGGCTGCGAAAAGAAGATAGAGATCCGTTACAAAACACCTTGTGGCGAATGTGAAGGTACGGGTGCAAAAGATGCAAAACTAGAAACATGTGACTACTGTCAAGGACAAGGTCAGGTCTTGATGAGACAAGGACCTATGCAGTTTGCCCAAACATGTCCAAAATGCCATGGTCAGGGACAAAGCATTAAAGAAGAGTGTAAAAGCTGTCATGGTAAAGGGTATCATGAAAAAGAAGACACAGTCACTGTAAATATTCCTGCCGGTGTAGATTCTGGTAACCGCCTAAGAGCACAAGGCTATGGGAATGAAGCCAAAAATGGACAACGCGGTGACCTCTACCTTACATTCCATGTAGAAGAAGATGAAAACTTCATCCGTAACGGAAACGATATCTATATAGAGGTGCCTGTGTTCTTCACACAAGCCATACTCGGTGAAACGATCTCTATCCCTGCACTTGATGGTGAATTGGAACTGGAACTTAAACAAAGCACCAAAGATAAGGAGCAGTTCGTCTTCGATGGTGAGGGTGTGGCTGATGTGCATAGCGGAAGAAGAGGACGACTTATCGCACAAGTACGTATGGTGCTGCCTAAGAAGATCAATGATGAACAAAAAGAGCTCCTCGAAAAACTTCAGGAGACGTATGGCGTGGAAAGCAGACCACACAAAAGTACTTTCGAATCAGCATTTGACAGAGTGAAAAGCTGGTTTGGAAACTAACGTTTAGCTTTTTTTATCTTCCAATAAAAGAACCGGGTCTTCTCCCTGTTCTTTGAGCAGTTTCACCAACTCTTTTTTGACATTTTTATCTGTCTTTTCATCCACTACGATCTCTAACATTTTTGTGATCTTTTCATGATGCTGCTGACTTGCCTGCATAAACTCCTCATGTCTTAAAGACTCTTTTTGCATCTTTTCTTCATGAGCTTTATTCTTTTTATGTATCCATAGCAGAAGTAGCAAAATAAGCAATACAACCAATGTACTTACGATGAGTATGATCTGGGACAGTCTGTTTTGTTCGTCCTGGTTGGATAAAAGCCGTTTCTCCTGAAGCAAAGCTAGTTCTTTCTCCTGAGCAAGTTTCATCCCCTGCAGTTCTTTTTCATACGCCAGTTTACTTTCCTCTAATTTGGATCTCTCCTGCGCTTGCAGTTTTGTCTGCTCCAGTTCCAATATTTTAATTTTCTGAAGTTTTTCTGCTTCGATTTTTGCTAAAGTGATCTGATTGGCCCCGACCAGCTTTTGAAATTCCAAGGTTTCATTCACTTCTTTAACTCTCTTCTGATCAGAGAGATCCGCCTCCTGTTTTTTCGTTGGGTCTTCCATCAAACGGGCTTTCGAAACATCACTCTGTTCACATCCATAAAACATTACCAATACCACTGCTAGAAAAAAATATCTTATTTTCAAATTCTGCCTCTCTTCTCTTTTCACTATTTTAGCCAATTTTTCGTTAGTAGCTAAAAAAAGCACTATTTCTCTTTAAGTTTAATAGCGTTACAATGAACAAAGGATAATTTTTTTCCTTAATAACTTTGAAAGGATCAAGTATGGCAAAAAGAGGTAATTCGATTATCAAAGGTTTAGAGATCAATGAGATCATTACAATGCTCAATAAAGCATATGCGGACGAGTGGTTGGCCTATTATCAATATTTCATTGAAGCAAAAGTCATCAAGGGTATTATGAAGGATGCAGCGATAGCGGAACTGACCCAGCATGCCGCAGATGAACTCAGACATGCGAATATGGTAGCAGATAGGATTATTCAACTGGGTGGAACGCCTCTCCTTCATCCGCAAGAGTGGTTCACCCATGCGAACTGTGGATATGCAGAACCAAAAGATTTTGATGTCGTGAGCATACTTGAAGATTCGATCAAAGGGGAACAGTGTGCTATCTCAGTCTATCAAGAGCTCGCAGATATGACACAGCATAAAGATATCGTCACTTATGATATCGTCTCCGAAATACTTGCAGATGAAGTAGAACACGAAGAGGATCTTCAAGCACTACATGATGATATCACTGAATTTATAAGCGACCTCAAAAAAAGTATGCACTGATATATGATGATCGAAGCGTAGGGTGTAAGATGGAGCGTATCTCATAGTGTAAAGTCATCATGTCAAAAAGAATCATGGAGTAGAGAGATGCAAGCATTGACTGTGGCAGAGATGTTACCTGCATTTTTGTTAACCCTGTTTGCAGGTCTTTTTACTGCCCTTGGTGCTCTCCTTTCTTTTTGCGGCGGTGCAAAAAACACGAAGTTTTTATCCATAGGTCTAGGCTTTTCTGCAGGGGTCATGATCTATGTCTCATTTGTAGAGATCCTTGTCAAATCCCAAGATGCATTTACGTTAAAATATGGAGAGATATTAGGTGAAAGTTTAGGCCTTGTTGCTTTTTTTGTAGGTATTGCTCTCTCATTTGTCATTGATCAGTTAATTCCAGATAATATCAATCCCCACCATACACTTGATGTTGAAAACAGTATCGATACTGACGATACACAAACGATCCAAAACCATAGGGCCCCGCTGGCACGTATGGGGTTCTTTACAGCTATTGCTATTGCCTTGCATAACTTTCCGGAGGGATTTGCTACCTTTGTCTCAGCCTTGAATAATATGACCACCGGGATATCCATTGCACTGGCCATAGCGCTCCACAACATCCCGGAAGGATTGGCCATCGCTCTTCCTGTATATCATGCAACAGGAGATCGTAAAAAGGCATTTCTCTATGCCATGGGCTCTGGATTGGCAGAGCCCGTTGGGGCGATCATAGGGTTCCTCATCTTGGTCCCTATCTTGGGAGATTTGGCATTAGGAATCACATTTGGTGTGGTTGCGGGTATCATGGTCTATATCTCATTCGATGAACTCTTACCCTCTGCCAGGGTCTATGGTAATGACCATACCACCATCTTTGGTCTTGTGCTCGGTATGATGGTGATGTCTGTAAGCTTGATACTTTTTAAACTATGAGTTTACTTTCTGATGTAATATAACCTTATGACTCGATGGTACCAGACTTGAGTCCTCTGTACGATGGTCATAGGCGATGACATAGACTTCATCTCCATCTTGTAGATAATTCTTCTCACCAAACTCTGCGTAGGCTGTTGCACCTATAGAGATTAGGGCTTGTTGAGGGTACTCTGTTGCTTGAAGATGTGCAGCGATATCTTCAAGGGGACCAAAATCTTCTTGGGTATTCATTTTGTCTATCAGCCATGTTTTGAGCTTGGTATAGAAGTAAGAGTACCCTAGCAGCGGTGCATCCACACCATAGGGATGTAATACACCCTCACGTTTCACAAAAGAGCATAGATGGTAATGATCCATCACCCCACCCTCTTCAAATATATCAATCGGTATCCATTTGTCACCGATGCCTTTGGAATTCGGACCCCAAGACTTTTTCTCAGAAATCTTTTTTGCCCCTTCTTTACGAATGGTGCAGTCATTAAATGTAGTAAACTTTTGGGCGATGAGATCAATGACTTTTTTCTCATCATCGTACACAATATCAAACAATACAGCTATTTCCGGTTCAACTTGTGCATTGGCTTCATAATCCGGAAGCGTGAGTCTGTCTGTACCTATAGAGTAGACTCCCAAAAAAGAGTCTGATCCGGGAAGATAAAAAGGAAATATACCTTTAGGTGCATCTGGTTCAGCAGTCACAACATTCTCAAAGTCTTTGAGTTCACCTGCTTGTTCTAAATGGTGTGCAAAATTTCCTGCTACACCTAAACATATTGTATTTTGTAATTGCATAAAGATCCTTGGAGAAAATAATAATGTAGTATATCTCAGGGATGGTTATAAGGTGTTTTAAAAAGTGTAAGATGAAATGAAAGTGAAAAGTATCTACTACCCAGTGGCAGTAGATACGAAGGTGAACTTAGTTACCTGCTACAGCATCTTTAAGTGTTTTACCCATTTTGAATTTAGGTGCTGTGTGTGCCGGCTTTGTATATGTTTTATCTGTTCCTGGAACTTTACCGCTTTTTTCTGCTACATCTACTGTAGAGAATGTTCCGAAACCTACCAATGATACAGTCTCTTTTTTTACTAATGCTTCAGTCACTGAAGTGATAAATGCTTTTACCGCTCTCTCTGCTGCTGCTTTACTTTCAAACTCACCGTTTTTCTGTACCAATTCTACGAAATCTGCTTTTGTCATTCTACTTCCTTGTTTTTAAGATGGAATCATTATATCACAACTAATTCTTAAAAAAAGATAAAAATATAATAAAAAGCCCTATTTTACGGCATTTCATACACTTTTGTTAAAAAAAAGACTAAATATAATATTAAATTATTTATATAGATAATAATGAATATATGAACAAATTATATTAGATGAGGAGAAGAAAGTCTATTTGATATAAAAATAGCCTTTAAATGACGTTGTAAGCGCTATTATACTTATCTGAAATCAATCCTTAAGAAGTCAGCTATTTAAATTTTGATAGTCAAATCACTTATCTAAGTAAACACCAAACACTTCAAAAACAGATCCAATATTTAAATGACAGGGAAATAAACAATAGTAGTAATAGAATTTTATATGGATATTAATAAAGTAAAGATATATGTAACTATTTAAAAGGTTTGAGAAAGATGGTGCGTCAGAGAGGATTTGAACCTCCACACCCGTAGGGCACTACCCCCTCAAGGTAGCGTGTCTACCGTTCCACCACTGACGCACATAGACTTGTAGTTTAAAAGTACTACTGAACTTTAAAAAATGAGGGTTTGAAAAGTTGTGACGGATTATATCCATCACAACCTTTCAGTGTCTTTAAAATTAACCGATAAATGGGTTAGCGTAAAGAGCGATAAGCGCAATTACCAATGTATAGATAACTTGTGCTTCGATCATTGCAAGAGCGATGAACATTGTAGTCATTAGTTTACCACCAAGACCTGGGTTTCTAGCAGTACCAGCGATAGTCGCAGCAGCAGTGTTACCCATACCAACAGCACCACCAAGTGCAGCAAGACCAAGACCGATACCAGCAGCAACTACTGAGTATGCTTTGATCATAGATTCACCATCTGCTTCACCAGCAAATGCAACAGCACCAAGTGCTAAGAAAAGTAAGAAAAACTTTTTCATTTTATATCCTTTAAATTAGTAGTTTTTAAGTCTCTTCGACTGTTCTAGAAGTCTGTTCGGATAGCGTAAACGATAATAAATTATCGCCAACATAGACATAAATGCCTACATTTCCCTACTGATCACTCCAAATAACGATGCAATTATAGCTAAATATATTTAAAAATGCATTGTGTATCGGTAGAAAAATATTCCATACAATTTATTTAATTTAAACTTAAAGAATATAATAAATTATGATAGAATAAAATAAGGGATATAGGCAACAATGATTATAGATTTGTTGCTGCCTAATTAAAAGACAAGGGAAGAAAAGGGAATGGAGTTTGTAGATTATTTTGCAGCATATTGGTTAGTGATAAAATATTTGGTACTCTTTGCAGCCATTATTATTTTACTAAGTAGTATAGATGATTTTTTTATAGATTGTTATTATTGGGTCCGTCGTATATGGCGAAAGTTTACTGTGTACAAAACAAATAAGCCATTTAATGTCAATGAACTTTATAAAGACAAAGAAAAGCCTATTGCTATTATGATCCCGGCATGGCAGGAAAAAGGGGTTATTGCAGATATGGCTGCCTTGGCTGCTTCAAGTTTTGAGTATTATAACTATCATATATTTATCGGTACCTACCCCAATGATCCTGAGACACAATATGATGTAGATATGGTAGTTGAGCATTATCGAAATGTGCATAAGGTTATTACCCGTACTCCTGGCCCGACCAATAAATCAGATTGTCTGAATCACATCATTGAAGACATCTTCTTATTTGAGAAAGAACATAATATAGAATTTGAGGGGTTTGTACTGCATGATGCAGAAGACTTGATACACCCTTTAGAGTTAAAGCTGTTCAATCACCTTATTGGTAAAAACGATCTCATTCAGATCCCTGTTTTCCCGTTTGAAAGGGAATGGTATGATTTCACTACAGGACATTATCAAGATGAGTTTGCAGAAAATCATGGGAAAGACCTTATTGTTAGAGAAAGTATCTTGGGATTTGTTCCAAGTGCAGGTGTAGGAACAGCCCTGAGTAGAAAAGCCATAGACAAACTCAAAGAGATACACAATGGTGAAGTATTCTTAATTGATACGCTTACAGAGGATTATAATTTAGGCTTTGAGCTGTTTCATGAGAATATGAAACTGATCTTTGTAAGAGTACCTGCTGAACTGGAGTATACAACCAGAAACAGCTACGGTAAGGAAAAAAATGGGAAAAAACAGATACTCATTAGCGTGAGAGAATTTTTTCCTTCTACTTTTCGGCAAGCAGTGAGACAAAAAGCAAGATGGATCACGGGTATTGCACTTCAAGGATGGCAACAACTTGGATGGTCTAACAGTTTGAGAACCAACTATATTCTGTATAGAGACAGAAAAGCTATCCTCACTAATCTTGCGAATGTACTGGCGTATATCCTTGTTATCAATATCCTTGGGATGGCATTCTATACAAAGATCACACAAGATATATGGTGGTTCCCTCCTATCGTTGAAAAGGGCGATCTACTCTGGAACCTTCTTATCATCAACGCTTTTTTCTTTCTTAACCGTATACTCCAAAGAATGTATTTTACCTATGAAGTCTATGGTATCAAAGGAGCATTACTCAGTATCCCTAGAATTATTTGGGGGAACTTCATCAACTTTTTTGCCATGTTCAGAGCCTTGGTACAGTTCTTTAAACTTACAAAAGCAGGTAGGCAAATCCCATGGGATAAGACAACCCACGATTTCCCACTTCGAAGGAAACTCCAAAAAAAACTGGGGGATATTCTATTAGAAGAAAAACTCATAAACCAAGCTACGCTTGAGCAGGCATTGGCAAAACAGAGAAGTGAACATAAGCCATTAGGGAGACTACTGTTAGAGGAAAACATCATAAGCGAAGAAGATCTATCAAAAGCAATGTCAATACAAAGCAATCTGAAATATATCCATGATATAGCCCCAGATCAAATAGATAGTGTGACCATGAATAGAGTGGATCAGTATTCATTGCTTGAAAATGACATTATTATCCTCAAGAGTGTCGATCATGTACATCCTATCGTCTCATCAGGGCAGGTAGTTGATGTAGTGGTAGATGAATGTAAAAGAAAGCTCTCAGATCGTACCGAACTTTACATTGCGAATGAAAGTACGATCGTAGCAATTCAAAAAGAGGTGCTTTTCCATGATCTGAGTGAAACAGAGTTTAGACAACTTCGCAGCGTACTCAAGAAAAAAATGATCCCACGAGGAATGGTGGATGAGATTTTAGAGTATAGAACGCAGAACAACCAAGACTTTATTGCCAGTTGCCAACATTTTGGCTTTTTACCTGATGACCAACTTACAAGGATTGACGCATGAAACGAATACTAGTATTGATACCTCTTTATTGTATGACATTCTTAA is a genomic window of Sulfurovum sp. XGS-02 containing:
- a CDS encoding DHH family phosphoesterase; the protein is MKQHVYHLSHIDLDGYGCQYLSEQCFDTIDCYNANYGPEVTARLAEIVKKIEQDKFLHGDEIEALILITDLNLTTKEGNWIENEALRIGAKLQLLDHHATGASAAERFAWYKLDTTRCATLITYDWLQQHYDFDKRSDLATIVKAINAIDIWLNEDTLFEYGKVMLGMISGAREVNRILFPAEDRAFKLSLIEAAKQRVDSKDAPIELDDDLHQIKKTFFRQGENNTKDNLVASYVTDLLTKDKQRLTIHYKDYKGILGYNVGNTSIIGNACMVENDDYDFYMDVNFRGHFSLRSNNKMDVSAMAAHIGNGGGHPNASGGKIEGYKDSFVYADVRQFVQEYIDKKCE
- the recR gene encoding recombination mediator RecR gives rise to the protein MKHYKIEAFENLVEAFGSLPSIGKKTAIRLAYHAVMEDGFGAMKLAHALETGVNAIQKCSKCHNMSEDELCAICSDPYRDTTKLCIVQSAKDILTIEESGQFDGVYYVVTEVRDLDEAHLFYAVGGVDEIIFAFPPSIATDTMILYIEDKLKGLEINFTKIAQGVPTGVDLENIDVMSLSRALEARVKI
- a CDS encoding Dabb family protein is translated as MVVHIVTFKFKEENKKANIIQAKQMLENLMGAVPTLRSIDVGVNFSTEERAMDLSIITVFESKEGLDAYAIHPEHLKVVDFIKTVVEYSKVVDYVRA
- the dnaJ gene encoding molecular chaperone DnaJ, translated to MTDLDYYEVLEVSKDCSGAELKKSYRKLAMKYHPDRNPDDKEAEDKFKIVNEAYQVLSDEEKRAIYDRYGKAGLEGQGGMGGGFGGANMDDIMDIFNSMFGGAGGGFGGFGRAQRDPGQKYALDFEIEVPLKFHEAVFGCEKKIEIRYKTPCGECEGTGAKDAKLETCDYCQGQGQVLMRQGPMQFAQTCPKCHGQGQSIKEECKSCHGKGYHEKEDTVTVNIPAGVDSGNRLRAQGYGNEAKNGQRGDLYLTFHVEEDENFIRNGNDIYIEVPVFFTQAILGETISIPALDGELELELKQSTKDKEQFVFDGEGVADVHSGRRGRLIAQVRMVLPKKINDEQKELLEKLQETYGVESRPHKSTFESAFDRVKSWFGN
- a CDS encoding ferritin-like domain-containing protein produces the protein MAKRGNSIIKGLEINEIITMLNKAYADEWLAYYQYFIEAKVIKGIMKDAAIAELTQHAADELRHANMVADRIIQLGGTPLLHPQEWFTHANCGYAEPKDFDVVSILEDSIKGEQCAISVYQELADMTQHKDIVTYDIVSEILADEVEHEEDLQALHDDITEFISDLKKSMH
- the zupT gene encoding zinc transporter ZupT, encoding MQALTVAEMLPAFLLTLFAGLFTALGALLSFCGGAKNTKFLSIGLGFSAGVMIYVSFVEILVKSQDAFTLKYGEILGESLGLVAFFVGIALSFVIDQLIPDNINPHHTLDVENSIDTDDTQTIQNHRAPLARMGFFTAIAIALHNFPEGFATFVSALNNMTTGISIALAIALHNIPEGLAIALPVYHATGDRKKAFLYAMGSGLAEPVGAIIGFLILVPILGDLALGITFGVVAGIMVYISFDELLPSARVYGNDHTTIFGLVLGMMVMSVSLILFKL
- a CDS encoding DUF5718 family protein, which encodes MQLQNTICLGVAGNFAHHLEQAGELKDFENVVTAEPDAPKGIFPFYLPGSDSFLGVYSIGTDRLTLPDYEANAQVEPEIAVLFDIVYDDEKKVIDLIAQKFTTFNDCTIRKEGAKKISEKKSWGPNSKGIGDKWIPIDIFEEGGVMDHYHLCSFVKREGVLHPYGVDAPLLGYSYFYTKLKTWLIDKMNTQEDFGPLEDIAAHLQATEYPQQALISIGATAYAEFGEKNYLQDGDEVYVIAYDHRTEDSSLVPSSHKVILHQKVNS
- a CDS encoding HU family DNA-binding protein, whose translation is MTKADFVELVQKNGEFESKAAAERAVKAFITSVTEALVKKETVSLVGFGTFSTVDVAEKSGKVPGTDKTYTKPAHTAPKFKMGKTLKDAVAGN
- a CDS encoding F0F1 ATP synthase subunit C — translated: MKKFFLLFLALGAVAFAGEADGESMIKAYSVVAAGIGLGLAALGGAVGMGNTAAATIAGTARNPGLGGKLMTTMFIALAMIEAQVIYTLVIALIALYANPFIG
- a CDS encoding glycosyl transferase family protein; this encodes MEFVDYFAAYWLVIKYLVLFAAIIILLSSIDDFFIDCYYWVRRIWRKFTVYKTNKPFNVNELYKDKEKPIAIMIPAWQEKGVIADMAALAASSFEYYNYHIFIGTYPNDPETQYDVDMVVEHYRNVHKVITRTPGPTNKSDCLNHIIEDIFLFEKEHNIEFEGFVLHDAEDLIHPLELKLFNHLIGKNDLIQIPVFPFEREWYDFTTGHYQDEFAENHGKDLIVRESILGFVPSAGVGTALSRKAIDKLKEIHNGEVFLIDTLTEDYNLGFELFHENMKLIFVRVPAELEYTTRNSYGKEKNGKKQILISVREFFPSTFRQAVRQKARWITGIALQGWQQLGWSNSLRTNYILYRDRKAILTNLANVLAYILVINILGMAFYTKITQDIWWFPPIVEKGDLLWNLLIINAFFFLNRILQRMYFTYEVYGIKGALLSIPRIIWGNFINFFAMFRALVQFFKLTKAGRQIPWDKTTHDFPLRRKLQKKLGDILLEEKLINQATLEQALAKQRSEHKPLGRLLLEENIISEEDLSKAMSIQSNLKYIHDIAPDQIDSVTMNRVDQYSLLENDIIILKSVDHVHPIVSSGQVVDVVVDECKRKLSDRTELYIANESTIVAIQKEVLFHDLSETEFRQLRSVLKKKMIPRGMVDEILEYRTQNNQDFIASCQHFGFLPDDQLTRIDA